From the genome of Papaver somniferum cultivar HN1 chromosome 2, ASM357369v1, whole genome shotgun sequence, one region includes:
- the LOC113350286 gene encoding peter Pan-like protein has product MARIGNRKKRIGFSKAPIIRNPVVDHVRGDKIPKSFVFSRGKLSGSLKQLLKDLRESMLPYTALKLKEKKRNNLKDFLNVAGSLGVTHFLMLSKTSSSPYLRVARTPQGPTVTFKIEEYSLALDVAKSQIRPRRPPEIFKSPPLIVLSGFGTGEEHLKLTTIMFQNIFPAIDINTVKLSSCQRIVLLNYDKETKLIDFRHYSIRLQPVGVSRKLRKFVLNHQAPDLSNLRDVSDFVTKAGYGSESEPDDEASTVTLSSDLGRVNKASTKSAVRLQEIGPRVKLRLIKIEAGLCAGGIIFSEYENEKKAQNQDNEEGEDDEEGDDGEEGEEDEEDS; this is encoded by the exons ATGGCTCGTATTGGAAAT aggaagaagaggattgGGTTTTCGAAGGCACCGATTATTAGGAATCCGGTTGTTGATCATGTAAGGGGTGACAAAATCCCGAAAAGTTTTGTGTTTTCTAGAGGGAAACTTTCTGGTTCATTGAAGCAATTGTTAAAGGATTTGAGAGAGTCGATGCTTCCTTATACCGCCCTTAAGCTAAAG GAAAAGAAACGGAATAATCTAAAAGATTTTCTGAATGTCGCGGGAAGTTTGGGTGTAACTCATTTCCTGATGTTATCTAAAACCAGTAGTTCGCCCTATCTTCGAGTCGCAAGGACACCTCAGGGCCCAACTGTTACATTCAAAATAGAGGAGTACTCATTGGCACTTGATGTTGCAAAATCCCAAATACGTCCTAGACGCCCTCCAGAAATTTTCAAGTCCCCTCCTTTG ATTGTACTTTCTGGTTTTGGAACCGGAGAAGAACATCTAAAGCTCACAACTATTATGTTTCAGAATATATTTCCAGCTATTGATATCAACACT GTGAAGCTCTCATCGTGTCAAAGAATAGTTCTACTTAATTATGACAAGGAAACAAAGCTTATTGATTTCCGACATTATTCCATTAGATTACAGCCTGTTGGTGTCTCACGTAAACTTAGAAAATTTGTCCTAAACCATCAAGCGCCAGATTTGAGTAATCTTCGGGATGTGAGCGACTTTGTTACCAA GGCTGGTTATGGATCAGAAAGTGAACCAGATGATGAAGCATCTACTGTAACTCTTTCCAGTGATCTCGGAAGAGTAAATAAAGCTTCTACCAAAAGTGCTGTCAGGCTTCAAGAGATTGGACCAAGGGTGAAACTTAGACTTATAAAAATCGAGGCAGGACTATGTGCTGGTGGAATCATATTCAGCGAATACG aaaatgaaaagaaagcgCAAAATCAGGACAATGAGGAAGGTGAGGACGACGAGGAAGGTGACGATGGTGAGGAAGGCGAGGAAGATGAGGAAGATTCTTGA
- the LOC113354409 gene encoding mitochondrial zinc maintenance protein 1, mitochondrial-like, producing the protein MVRTAEVLNAYRLVLRSTRKSFKGDTLMLNESAAEVRKRFEENRHVNSDAEVKRLVEEAKEAAGFISTMIVQAKLTPQGGYAVKATNDHKDLTLEVPSEALLPKTT; encoded by the exons ATGGTGAGAACAGCAGAAGTATTGAATGCTTACAGATTAGTACTGAGATCAACAAGGAAATCATTCAAAGGAGATACATTGATGTTGAATGAATCAGCTGCTGAAGTACGAAAGAGATTCGAAGAGAATCGACATGTAAATTCAGATGCTGAGGTTAAAAGACTTGTTGAGGAGGCAAAGGAAGCTGCAGGTTTCATCTCTACTATGATTGTTCAAGCTAAACTTACTCCTCAAGGAGGTTATG CTGTGAAAGCAACTAATGATCATAAGGATTTAACGCTAGAGGTCCCTTCCGAAGCCCTCCTACCAAAGACCACATAA